In Phlebotomus papatasi isolate M1 chromosome 1, Ppap_2.1, whole genome shotgun sequence, the following proteins share a genomic window:
- the LOC129798776 gene encoding wnt inhibitor of Dorsal protein has protein sequence MGRKSERLALKNCQEVFRWDQWNCPTEDFFLKKSSNSLDREGAFVKAITVAAVIYTSIKNCSANFMEYIAGNIRKMYDHGIKVSFDNTGRVKRNIKSESLVYLENSPNYCRENVTEGWPGMRGRQCSRRKKDASSLQERRSCRKLCRACGLKVKKKQGIKQNLCKCKFFWCCDVQCETCQEVINEYFCY, from the exons TGAGAGACTAGCTCTAAAGAATTGCCAGGAAGTCTTTAGATGGGATCAGTGGAATTGCCCGACGGAGGATTTCTTCCTTAAGAAGTCTTCCAATTCTTTGGACAGAGAAGGAGCTTTTGTAAAGGCCATAACTGTGGCAGCTGTAATCTACACTTCGATCAAAAATTGTTCAGCGAATTTTATGGAAT ATATCGCTGGAAATATCCGGAAAATGTATGATCATGGTATTAAAGTGTCTTTTGATAACACCGGACGTGTTAAGAGGAACATCAAAAGTGAATCGCTGGTATATCTGGAAAATTCTCCAAACTACTGTCGAGAAAATGTAACAGAGGGATGGCCAGGAATGCGTGGTAGGCAGTGTTCCAGGCGCAAGAAAGATGCTTCGTCTCTGCAGGAAAGACGATCCTGCCGGAAATTGTGTCGTGCATGTGGACTTAAAGTAAAAAAGAAGCAGGGGATTAAACAGAATTTGTGCAAGTGTAAATTTTTCTGGTGCTGCGATGTTCAATGCGAGACATGCCAAGAAGTTATTAATGAGTACTTTTGCTACTAA
- the LOC129798775 gene encoding uncharacterized protein LOC129798775 — protein MAFLDSVLGWIGQNKAVCALSVLLFAFFISTIALAVQKNNLAAELETCGVTTPPPTSPPESFKHRLPSNIIPTHYELFLHPNLVDETFTGNVTISLKVLETASHIVLNSNKLTITSVALHSPSSQAIDTEHELSEEFESLRVTPKSGNLAVTTDTSTYSLFIEFNGVMHDKNVGLYSSKYRRVNGNNEVTISSSKFQPTYARQAFPCFDEPAFKATYSISLVRPRQNDYIALSNMPQLEVTDGPGENEVTVKFAQSPQMSTYLAVFLVADFQHEAVEIVNPLGDNFDLKIYLPEGQQEKGKFALNAAKNIIEYYIEYFDIEYPLPKLDMAAIPEYVSGATEHWGLVTFRETSLLWEEGEGSSRNKQRVASVISHELAHMWFGNLVTCEWWNDIWLNEGFASYIEFKGLAWLNWNMDEQFLIEDLHGVMELDSKVASHPIVQQATTPDEITALFDSIAYSKGASIIRMLEGFVTSEVFRTGVQKFLRDFRYKSVVTADFFRYMDEVTDDDMNVTQIMSTWTEQKGYPVVFVKRVNDTTYELTQERFLLNPDSKEEETEDSPFLWYIPITYMSDKTNSDKVLWMKPSDTNIQINIGSESKWIKVNDKQIGYYIVNYDNWDEIINQVKIGDKFTAMDRAQLLHDSFKLADSLSISYNVPLELSTYLTLKTETNYVPWSVASSKFLSLQGMLDYPSLNLIRYVQEEILQIYDFVNPVNIDNDGPDDHLKKLLREKIMNLACHFDYSDCLTYVKEHFARYLANENEKPNVDIRQSVYYHGMRDVFNRADWDKIFDRFVKENDPQERAKLMEALAGTSSQLLLGVYLDIAQNKTGPIKKQDYVSVMQYIAYNRNGEQLVWKYVRENWEAITQIIDVNDRTLGRMIPNITKRFKTEAQLKELEEFIEKYPNAGAGEAGRKEALETIKYNIKWSAQNKEVINTWLTEHFEMVHNPNLVRPSSVSNFSRQDSTTLRKSHSLVVTLATICLILICLLCIVVFGLVLVGKNLSSVSQSSALRSTSGQPLQDSISLVNRSILTLQNSVKSQEVPGNTVIPGNSTDGGMASARFAKIVEQLSFRLPSEVRPKRYNLHLHPNLVEKTFSGNVSIDLEVSKPVSFIAVHTKKLTISSTSLVQKLGTSQAVPLEETFEYEPFEYWVTVPKETIQEGLYQLNMSFNGSLINRIVGFYASSYFNPLRNETRTIATSKFEPTYARQSFPCFDEPAMKAPFKISIVRPTGDNYISLSNMNEEETQENGPETVSHFAESVPMSTYLACFIVCDFLHNAETVKTNGIGKDFQLKVYATPHQLNKTQFALKTGVGITEYYIQYFQIEYPLPKLDMIAIPDFVSGAMETWGLITYRETALLYDPLISSSVNKQRVASVVAHELSHMWFGNLVTMRFWNDLYLNEGFASYIQYKGCDHLFPSWGMMDQFLIDDVHYVFRIDASLATHPIVQTVSNPDQITEMFDSISYSKGAAIIRMLEDIIGKDNFQKSITRYLNAHKYGNADTNDLLTQMEKLNLDYDIKYVMDTWTRQGGFPVVTVEKLNSTKYKLTQKRFFSNPENDISSAPPSEYNYRWYIPITYYTDRNSKVERKWFPNSDTEAEIVIDEPHSWIKINKDQIGYYYVNYPEEVWQALTSALIEDKNSLSVSDRSQLLNDVFYLADSTQVSYDIALNLTRYLRNEDQYVPWVVAISRLRNIYNLMYQTDLVPQVEKYCLQLLEKAYQSIGWNVSADDHLNNRLRGRILDLACSMGHEECLNHAGKEFDKWLQNPSDRPHPDLRALIYEYGMVSVGNKAKWEQVWKLYLAETDAQEKIKLMNALSAITDLSVLNRFISLCWDEKNVRGQDYFSAMISIASNRIGQNLVWDYVRENWENYVKRFGLNERYLGRMIPAITRRFNTNTKLEEMKAFFAKYPEAGAGTAARQEALENVHGNIKWLQNNKDVVVEWFTKNL, from the exons ATGGCATTTCTAGACTCAGTTCTAG ggtgGATTGGCCAAAATAAGGCTGTTTGTGCACTTTCAGTATTGCTATTCGCCTTCTTTATATCAACAATTGCTCTAGCCGTACAAAAGAACAATCTTGCGGCTGAACTGGAGACTTGCGGAGTTACAACACCTCCACCAACATCACCACCAGAAAGTTTTAAG CACCGACTTCCTTCCAACATTATTCCAACTCACTATGAATTGTTCTTGCATCCCAATTTGGTGGACGAAACCTTCACAGGGAATGTTACAATTTCTCTGAAAGTCCTCGAAACTGCGTCACATATTGTCTTGAACTCTAATAAACTCACAATTACATCCGTGGCTCTGCATTCTCCGTCATCGCAAGCAATTGATACG GAACATGAGCTTAGTGAGGAATTTGAAAGTTTACGTGTGACTCCAAAATCGGGAAATTTAGCAGTTACAACGGATACTTCTACCTACAGCctttttatagaatttaatGGAGTTATGCATGACAAGAATGTAGGACTATACAGCAGTAAATACAGAAGGGTTAACGGAAACAACGAGGTCACGATATCATCATCTAAATTCCAACCTACCTATGCCAG ACAAGCTTTTCCATGCTTCGATGAACCTGCATTCAAAGCAACGTACAGCATCAGCTTAGTACGCCCTAGACAAAATGATTATATAGCACTGTCTAATATGCCTCAACTGGAAGTTACAGATGGTCCTGGTGAAAATGAAGTGACTGTGAAATTTGCTCAATCTCCACAGATGAGCACGTACTTAGCAGTGTTCCTAGTTGCAGATTTTCAGCATGAGGCAGTGGAGATTGTAAATCCTCTAGGGGACAACTTTGATCTGAAGATTTATCTACCGGAAGGTCAACAGGAAAAGGGCAAGTTCGCTCTAAATGCAGCAAAAAATATCATTGAGTACTATATCGAATACTTTGATATTGAATATCCATTGCCTAAGTTGGATATGGCTGCAATTCCTGAATATGTTTCTGGAGCCACAGAACATTGGGGATTGGTTACATTTAGGGAGACCTCTCTTCTATGGGAAGAAGGTGAAGGTTCTTCTAGGAATAAACAGAGAGTGGCTTCTGTAATTTCTCATGAACTtgc GCATATGTGGTTTGGAAACTTAGTTACATGCGAATGGTGGAATGATATCTGGCTCAATGAAGGATTCGCTTCTTACATCGAATTCAAGGGTCTTGCTTGGTTGAATTGGAACATGGATGAGCAATTCCTAATTGAAGATCTTCATGGGGTTATGGAATTAGACTCGAAGGTCGCATCCCATCCGATAGTTCAGCAAGCTACAACACCTGACGAAATTACGGCTCTTTTCGATAGCATTGCTTACAGCAAAGGTGCATCGATAATAAGAATGCTGGAGGGATTTGTGACAAGTGAAGTATTCCGAACGGGTGTCCAGAAGTTCCTTAGAGACTTCCGATACAAATCAGTTGTAACTGCCGATTTCTTCCGATACATGGATGAAGTTACTGATGATGACATGAATGTTAC ACAAATAATGTCTACATGGACTGAGCAGAAGGGTTACCCAGTGGTTTTCGTTAAGAGAGTAAATGATACCACGTATGAGCTTACCCAGGAACGTTTTCTTCTGAATCCTGACTCCAAGGAGGAGGAAACTGAAGACTCGCCCTTCCTCTGGTACATCCCCATTACTTACATGAGTGATAAAACGAACAGTGATAAGGTCCTGTGGATGAAACCTTCTGATACCAACA TTCAAATCAATATTGGATCTGAATCGAAGTGGATCAAAGTCAATGACAAACAAATTGGATACTATATCGTGAACTATGACAATTGGGATGAAATTATCAATCAGGTCAAAATAGGAGATAAGTTTACGGCGATGGATCGGGCACAACTCCTTCATGATTCCTTCAAACTTGCGGATTCATTGAGTATTTCGTACAATGTCCCCTTGGAACTATCAACTTACTTGACTCTGAAGACTGAAACTAATTATGTTCCTTGGTCCGTAGCTTCCagtaaatttttaagtcttCAGGGAATGCTCGATTATCCCTCTTTAAACCTTATACGTTATGTTCAAGAAGAGATCCTACAGATTTACGATTTTGTGAATCCAGTAAATATTGACAACGATGGACCAGACGATCATCTTAAGAAGCTACTTAGGGAAAAGATCATGAACTTGGCATGTCATTTTGATTACAGCGATTGCCTTACTTACGTAAAAGAACATTTTGCGCGATATTTAGCCAACGAAAATGAGAAACCGAATGTCGATATTCGTCAATCCGTTTACTATCATGGAATGAGGGATGTTTTCAATCGAGCTGATTGGGATAAGATATTTGATcgttttgtaaaagaaaatgatCCCCAGGAAAGAGCCAAGCTTATGGAAGCTCTGGCTGGTACATCTTCCCAGCTCCTTCTAGGAGTTTATTTGGATATTGCTCAA aacaaaacTGGCCCCATCAAGAAGCAAGATTATGTTTCTGTAATGCAGTACATTGCCTATAACCGAAATGGCGAGCAACTCGTCTGGAAATACGTTAGAGAAAATTGGGAAGCCATTACGCAAATTATTGATGTAAACGACCGAACTCTGGGTCGAATGATTCCAAATataacaaaaagattcaaaacTGAAGCACAATTGAAAGAG CTCGAAGAATTCATCGAGAAGTATCCGAATGCAGGAGCAGGTGAAGCAGGTCGGAAAGAAGCTCTGGAAACGATCAAGTACAACATTAAGTGGAGTGCACAGAATAAGGAAGTGATTAATACTTGGTTGACAGAGCACTTTG AAATGGTTCACAATCCAAATCTCGTGCGCCCGTCGTCAGTTTCGAATTTTTCCCGCCAAGATTCCACGACTCTGCGCAAAAGCCATTCACTGGTGGTGACTCTGGCAACCATCTGCTTGATACTTATATGTCTGCTATGTATTGTGGTGTTTGGGCTGGTGTTAGTTGGGAAGAATCTGTCAAGTGTATCTCAGTCATCGGCACTCAGGAGTACCTCTGGACAACCGCTGCAGGATAGCATATCCCTGGTTAATCGTTCAATCCTCACTCTTCAAAATTCAGTAAAGTCCCAGGAAGTACCAGGAAACACAGTAATCCCAGGAAACAGTACAGACGGCGGAATGGCATCAGCGAGATTCGCCAAGATTGTGGAGCAATTGTCATTCCGGTTGCCAAGTGAGGTGAGGCCAAAAAGATACAATCTTCACCTTCATCCCAATCTCGTGGAGAAAACCTTCTCTGGCAATGTGTCTATTGACTTGGAAGTATCCAAGCCAGTGTCTTTCATTGCTGTCCACACCAAAAAACTCACTATCAGCTCCACGAGTCTCGTCCAGAAGCTCGGAACATCTCAAGCAGTGCCACTCGAGGAGACATTTGAATATGAACCCTTTGAATATTGGGTCACTGTGCCAAAAGAGACCATCCAGGAGGGACTTTATCAGCTCAATATGTCCTTCAATGGGAGTTTGATAAACAGAATTGTGGGATTCTATGCTAGTTCATATTTTAACCCTCTGCGGAATGAAACAAG GACAATCGCAACGTCGAAATTTGAGCCAACTTATGCAAG ACAATCGTTTCCGTGTTTCGATGAACCAGCCATGAAGGCACCATTTAAAATTAGTATTGTTCGTCCAACTGGTGATAACTACATCTCCCTGTCCAATATGAATGAGGAGGAGACTCAAGAGAATGGACCGGAAACTGTGTCGCATTTTGCCGAAAGTGTTCCCATGAGCACTTATTTGGCCTGTTTCATCGTATGCGATTTTCTTCACAATGCGGAAACTGTAAAGACCAATGGGATTGGGAAGGATTTCCAACTGAAAGTTTATGCGACTCCCCATCAACTCAACAAAACACAATTTGCACTAAAGACTGGCGTGGGAATTACTGAATACTACATTCAGTATTTCCAAATTGAATATCCACTTCCAAAACTAG ATATGATAGCGATCCCTGATTTTGTATCCGGAGCAATGGAAACATGGGGTTTGATAACTTACCGTGAGACTGCTCTTCTTTATGATCCTCTCATCAGTTCCTCAGTAAACAAGCAGCGAGTGGCTAGTGTTGTCGCTCATGAATTA TCTCACATGTGGTTCGGCAATCTCGTGACGATGCGCTTCTGGAATGATCTATACCTGAATGAGGGATTCGCTTCCTACATCCAGTACAAAGGCTGTGACCATCTTTTCCCATCCTGGGGCATGATGGATCAATTCTTAATTGATGATGTGCACTATGTGTTCAGAATTGATGCATCTCTTGCAACTCATCCAATTGTTCAGACTGTGAGCAATCCCGATCAGATAACCGAGATGTTCGATTCGATTTCTTACAGCAAAGGAGCAGCAATTATTCGGATGCTGGAAGATATTATTGGGAAAGATAACTTCCAAAAGAGCATCACTAGATACCTCAATGCTCACAAATACGGAAATGCTGATACAAATGATCTACTGACGCAAATGGAAAAGCTCAATTTGGACTATGATATCAAGTATGTGATGGACACATGGACCAGACAAGGAGGATTTCCCGTGGTTACTGTAGAGAAGCTCAACAGTACTAAGTACAAATTAACCCAGAAGCGATTCTTCTCCAATCCTGAGAATGATATTTCATCAGCACCTCCCTCTGAGTACAA CTACCGGTGGTATATCCCTATAACGTATTACACGGATCGGAATTCTAAAGTTGAGAGAAAGTGGTTCCCTAATTCGGATACGGAGGCGGAAATTGTGATTGATGAGCCACATAGCTGGATAAAGATCAACAAGGACCAAATTGGCTACTACTACGTCAACTACCCTGAAGAAGTTTGGCAAGCCCTCACGAGTGCCTTGATCGAGGACAAGAACAGTCTTTCAGTATCTGATCGATCACAGCTCCTGAACGATGTGTTCTATCTGGCGGATTCGACGCAAGTTTCCTACGACATTGCTCTCAATCTCACTAGATACCTCAGGAATGAAGATCAGTATGTTCCTTGGGTCGTGGCGATCAGTCGACTGAGGAATATTTACAATTTGATGTACCAGACGGATCTAGTGCCTCAGGTGGAGAAATACTGCTTGCAGCTCCTCGAGAAGGCCTATCAATCAATCGGATGGAACGTTAGTGCAGATGATCATTTGAACAA TCGTTTGCGTGGTAGAATTCTGGATTTGGCTTGTTCAATGGGTCACGAAGAATGCCTGAATCACGCGGGTAAAGAATTTGACAAGTGGCTACAAAATCCTTCCGATCGACCTCATCCTGACCTCCGTGCCCTGATCTACGAGTACGGAATGGTTTCTGTTGGTAATAAGGCTAAATGGGAACAAGTCTGGAAGCTCTACCTGGCTGAAACTGATGCCCAGGAGAAGATCAAGCTGATGAATGCCCTGTCAGCAATTACAGATCTCTCCGTACTTAATCGCTTTATCAGTCTGTGCTGGGATGAGAAGAATGTTCGGGGGCAGGACTACTTTTCAGCCATGATCTCTATTGCCAGCAATCGCATTGGGCAGAACCTAGTTTGGGACTATGTTCGGGAGAATTGGGAGAATTACGTGAAGAGATTCGGACTCAATGAGCGTTACTTAGGTCGCATGATTCCTGCAATCACCAGACGTTTCAATACAAATACTAAATTGGAGGAAATGAAGGCATTCTTTGCTAAATACCCAGAAGCTGGAGCTGGAACAGCTGCACGACAAGAAGCCCTGGAAAACGTACATGGGAACATAAAGTGGCTTCAGAATAACAAAGATGTTGTCGTTGAGTGGTTCACAAAAAatctttag